A stretch of DNA from Halorubrum sp. BOL3-1:
GGAGACCGAGGACGTCGAGACCGTCGACCCGGCCGACGGCGACGCCGCTGACCGAGTGCGCGAGGAGATCCGGCGTAAAATGGAACGGATACGGGAGTGAAACGCCCCGTCCGCAGCCGGTTCGGACCGACGTCAGGTCGGGACGGCGCGTCGGCCGTTACTCGTCGATCTCGCGGTTGTGAACCGTCTCTCCGGACTCCCCGTCGAAGAGGTGAATCGTCTTCTCCGGGATCTCGATCTCGATCTCGTCGCCGGCCGAGACCTGCTGGAGACCGTCGATGGTGGCGATGAACGTCTCGCCCTCCGGTGCGTCCTCGAACCGGAGGTACACGGTGTTCTCGTCGCCCATCGGTTCGACGACCTCGACGACCGTCGAGAAGGTGTGTTCGCCGGCGGCGTCGCCGGCCAGCGAGATGTCCTCGGGGCGAACCCCGAGGGTGAGGTCGGTCGCGTCGCCGACGTCGTCGAGCGTCGACTCCGAGAGCGGGTAGTCGAACACGGAGCCGACGAGGGTCTCGCCGTCCCGCCGAACGTCGAAGAAGTTCATCGACGGGTCCCCGATGAACCCGGCGACGAACCGGTTCGCCGGCTCGTGGTAACACTCCAGCGGGGTCGCGACTTGCTGGAGTTCGCCGGCGTCTAAGATCGCGATCCGGTCGCCCATCGTCATCGCCTCGGTCTGGTCGTGCGTGACGTACATCGTCGTCGCGTCGAGGTCGTCTTGGAGCCGCTGGAGCTCCGTCCGCATCTCCGACCGGAGCTTGGCGTCGAGGTTGCTGAGCGGCTCGTCCATCAGGAACACCTCCGGGTCGCGAACGATCGCTCGACCGAGCGCCACCCGCTGGCGCTGTCCGCCGGAGAGGTCGGACGGCTTCCGGTCTAAGAGCTCGTCGATGCCCATCGTCTCCGCGGCGTCGGTGACGCGCTCGTCGATCTCGCCGTCGGAGAGGTCCGTCGACTCCTCCAAGCCGAACGCCATGTTCTCCCGGACCGTCATGTGGGGGTACAGCGCGTACGACTGGAACACCATCGCGATGTCCCGGTGTTGCGGTTTCACGTCGTTGACGGTCTCGCCGGCGAGCCGAATGTCACCCCGAGAGACCGTCTCCAGCCCCGCTACCATCCGGAGCGTCGTCGACTTGCCGCAGCCCGAGGGACCGACGACGACGAGGAACTCGCCGTCGCGCATCTCGATGTCGACGTCGTCGACGGCGACGATCTCGCCGTCGCCGTCGGGGAACACCTTGGTCACGGCGTCGAGTTCGAGCGTTCCCATGCTATCGCCTCCGTGAAACGGCGCGGCGGTTCGAGAGCGGTGCGTCCGGTCGGGTACGTGGTTGCTGTCGGATCATAGATTGCTGCTGGCGAGAGGCGGGGATCACGTCGCCACCCCCTCGGCGAACTCCTCCCCGAACGCGATGTACACCGCGAGCGTCGGCAAGGCGGCGATGAACGCGCCCGCCATCCGGAGCGCGAAGTCTTGGCCTTCGAGCGACGTTCCCAGTCCGGCGAGGATCAACACGATCGGTGCGGCCGCGCTCGACTCCGTCTGGACCAACACGAGCGTGAACAGGAGGTCGTTCCATATCTGGGTGAACTGGTAGATCAGGACTACTGCGAACATCGGTCCAGAAAGCGGGAGGACGATCCGACGGTAGATGCGGCGAATGGACGCGCCGTCCAGCCGCGCCGCCTCGATCATCTCCTCGTTCATGTTCTTGTAGTACGACCGAAACAGAACGGTACAGATCGGCAGCCCGTAGGCCACGTGGGTGACGATCAGCTCGACGATCCCGACGTAGTCGCTGTTGATTCCGAGCGCCCACAGGAACCCGAGCGACTCCTGGAGCGGGACCATCGACCAGAACTGTGAGAG
This window harbors:
- a CDS encoding ABC transporter ATP-binding protein, which codes for MGTLELDAVTKVFPDGDGEIVAVDDVDIEMRDGEFLVVVGPSGCGKSTTLRMVAGLETVSRGDIRLAGETVNDVKPQHRDIAMVFQSYALYPHMTVRENMAFGLEESTDLSDGEIDERVTDAAETMGIDELLDRKPSDLSGGQRQRVALGRAIVRDPEVFLMDEPLSNLDAKLRSEMRTELQRLQDDLDATTMYVTHDQTEAMTMGDRIAILDAGELQQVATPLECYHEPANRFVAGFIGDPSMNFFDVRRDGETLVGSVFDYPLSESTLDDVGDATDLTLGVRPEDISLAGDAAGEHTFSTVVEVVEPMGDENTVYLRFEDAPEGETFIATIDGLQQVSAGDEIEIEIPEKTIHLFDGESGETVHNREIDE
- a CDS encoding carbohydrate ABC transporter permease; the encoded protein is MSDNARTDGGTASTKGPDASAGALSEVDRYRALLYLGLLGVLTFFLIPIESGLVTSFKTSGGVSGSLPFAPPTASTFTLEKWRTAFDALGRGLINSALYAIPATIISALLGSFAAYGLTQSDWKPRYKAPVLALFVAGIFIPYQAVLVPLSQFWSMVPLQESLGFLWALGINSDYVGIVELIVTHVAYGLPICTVLFRSYYKNMNEEMIEAARLDGASIRRIYRRIVLPLSGPMFAVVLIYQFTQIWNDLLFTLVLVQTESSAAAPIVLILAGLGTSLEGQDFALRMAGAFIAALPTLAVYIAFGEEFAEGVAT